From the Pseudomonas syringae KCTC 12500 genome, the window CTTGATGCCGTCTTTTTCCCACTCGCGGGTCTGCAGCTTGCCTTCGATGTACACCTGCGAACCCTTGCGCAGGTATTCGCCAGCGATTTCGGCGACTTTGCCGAACATCGATACACGGTGCCATTCGGTCTTTTCGACTTTCTGACCGGACTGCTTGTCAGTCCACTGTTCGCTGGTTGCCAGACTCAGGTTGGTCACGGCGTTACCGTTAGGCAAGTAGCGAACTTCGGGATCCTGGCCGCATGTACCGACCAATATGACTTTGTTAACCCCACGGGCCATAACGTTCTCCTAGGCTTCGCACGCTTCTGACGCTGGATTGACCAGCTTTTCGAGAGAGGCACGATCCAATAATTTTGTGTCGAGTTTTATGTAGATGGCTGCCTCTTCCGCAACCACCACTGCATCTGTCACGCCTGCTACGGACATCAAACGCTCTGCCAGGCCTGCTTCACGCTGCGCCTGCGGCGACAACGGCAGACGTAGGCTGGTCACGTAAGGCGGTTCTCGCATGGTCACTGCGAAGGCGAGCCAGACGGCGGCCATGGCTGCACCACCCAGGAACACCACATCGAGCCCACCGTGCTGGAACAACCAGCCGCCCAGTATCCCACCTGCGGCCGATCCAAGAAACTGGCTGGTGGAATAAACTCCCATTGCCGTGCCTTTTCCGCCGGCCGGTGAAACCTTGCTGATCAGCGACGGCAACGACGCTTCCAGCAGGTTGAACGCGGTGAAGAATACCACTGTCCCGATGACCAGTGCCCGCAACGTGTCCCCGTATGCCCAGAAGAATAGCTCAGCCAGCATCAAAACTGTGACGGCGCCCAGCAGAACGCGCTTCATTTGACGTTTCTTCTCGCCATAGA encodes:
- a CDS encoding single-stranded DNA-binding protein; this translates as MARGVNKVILVGTCGQDPEVRYLPNGNAVTNLSLATSEQWTDKQSGQKVEKTEWHRVSMFGKVAEIAGEYLRKGSQVYIEGKLQTREWEKDGIKRYTTEIVVDMQGTMQLLGGRPQGDAQQGQGGGNYNQSAPRPQQSRPQQSAPQQSAPQQNYNQQPPQQRDSRPAPQQQAPQPAADFDSFDDDIPF